In the genome of Coraliomargarita algicola, one region contains:
- a CDS encoding right-handed parallel beta-helix repeat-containing protein, with protein MKVATSSLLAGPYPAEIAGWDEDAKAEQIAAGSAVLEYIDAALRRGERVIRIEKGDYRFDQVSEGKYPAHIVWEGLKDVTLDFQGSHFWFTEPRTGIKMIDCENVKVENLYMDWDPLPFMQGSITGMDLETGYFDVKLDAGYDEVVATRIREANSRWKMRGFIFDSETRDYKLGQIGFALNFFWDQRNEDGSYRVKFHGFYGVPLSESGMELGDSIAILGRMGRAIRSENLVNCIYEDVTLYSSPFVAFASWGGSATVYRRCKILGRPGTNRLMAGNADGINCANMEQGPLIEDCEIWNIGDDFVNVHASLARVIAQPAPDQIMTNILADRRQIDRQITLEFYTREEMQPLGTRLATLIEYVPEWEIDKASCTADLDHAWHSGTAASLGYGKTVEAHRVTLNEPFEVDGDVVVVCREFSSAGAVIRNNHFRGSAARGIRQQSPHALIENNDISYTAGPGIHLISQPSYWGEGPYVRDAKVLNNRLNHNVWFRDTASAASIVVRVLGYREQMLSKEIVIRDNQIIHSGGSGIAAGGVEGLQLLDNFIDGYGMGQPLNVRGAKPGQNFALVVDSSKDVLLDGNSVQGAGPFAEEERFIYEVEFR; from the coding sequence TTGAAAGTTGCTACGAGCTCGTTGTTGGCAGGGCCTTATCCTGCTGAGATTGCGGGGTGGGATGAGGATGCGAAGGCCGAACAAATTGCGGCGGGCTCAGCTGTGCTGGAATATATTGATGCTGCGCTTCGTCGGGGTGAACGTGTGATTCGGATCGAGAAAGGGGATTATCGATTCGATCAAGTCAGCGAGGGGAAATATCCCGCTCATATTGTTTGGGAGGGCTTGAAAGATGTGACCTTGGATTTTCAGGGCTCGCACTTCTGGTTTACAGAACCGAGAACTGGAATCAAGATGATCGATTGCGAGAATGTTAAAGTAGAAAATTTGTATATGGATTGGGATCCCTTGCCTTTTATGCAGGGGAGCATTACCGGGATGGATTTGGAAACAGGCTACTTCGATGTGAAGTTGGATGCTGGGTACGATGAGGTGGTTGCGACAAGAATACGTGAAGCAAACAGTCGATGGAAAATGCGTGGTTTTATTTTTGATAGCGAAACCAGAGATTACAAGCTTGGGCAGATTGGCTTCGCCCTCAACTTCTTCTGGGATCAAAGAAATGAAGATGGATCGTACCGTGTTAAATTTCACGGCTTTTATGGTGTTCCCTTGAGTGAAAGCGGGATGGAGCTGGGAGATTCGATCGCTATCTTAGGGCGTATGGGACGGGCCATACGTAGCGAAAATTTGGTAAACTGTATTTATGAAGATGTGACTCTCTACAGCAGCCCCTTTGTTGCCTTTGCGAGTTGGGGCGGTAGCGCGACTGTTTATCGCCGCTGTAAGATCCTTGGTCGTCCAGGTACAAATCGTTTAATGGCAGGCAATGCAGACGGAATCAACTGTGCCAATATGGAGCAGGGACCCTTGATTGAGGATTGTGAAATCTGGAATATCGGGGATGACTTCGTTAACGTGCATGCAAGCCTCGCTCGAGTGATTGCTCAGCCAGCGCCGGATCAGATTATGACCAATATTTTGGCAGATCGTAGGCAGATTGATCGACAAATTACTCTCGAATTTTACACGCGTGAGGAAATGCAGCCTTTGGGGACGCGCCTGGCCACATTGATTGAATATGTGCCGGAGTGGGAAATAGATAAGGCAAGCTGTACTGCAGATCTGGATCACGCTTGGCACTCTGGGACTGCAGCCTCTCTGGGGTATGGCAAGACAGTCGAGGCACATCGAGTGACACTGAATGAGCCTTTTGAAGTCGATGGTGATGTGGTGGTCGTTTGTCGAGAATTTTCCAGCGCAGGTGCAGTGATTCGAAATAATCACTTTAGGGGCTCTGCGGCTAGGGGCATCCGTCAACAGTCCCCTCACGCGCTCATTGAGAATAATGATATCTCTTATACTGCTGGTCCTGGGATTCACTTGATTAGCCAGCCTTCCTATTGGGGAGAGGGGCCATATGTGCGTGATGCGAAAGTGTTAAACAACCGTCTGAATCATAATGTTTGGTTCCGGGATACTGCCAGTGCTGCTTCGATTGTTGTGAGAGTGCTTGGCTATCGTGAGCAAATGCTGAGCAAAGAAATTGTGATCCGTGATAATCAAATCATCCACTCCGGAGGTTCTGGCATTGCTGCCGGAGGAGTGGAAGGACTTCAACTCCTTGATAACTTCATCGATGGGTATGGCATGGGGCAACCGCTGAATGTCAGAGGGGCCAAGCCAGGCCAGAATTTCGCTCTAGTTGTCGATTCGTCCAAGGATGTGTTGTTGGATGGTAACTCTGTGCAGGGGGCAGGCCCATTTGCAGAGGAGGAACGTTTTATCTATGAGGTTGAATTTCGATAG
- a CDS encoding IclR family transcriptional regulator encodes MQQRQPIQSIQRAVQILYLIAGVEEGLSIPQITARTGLKSNTAYNIIRTLEAEKLVIRKQAPLRFLLGSAIHELATLNNEQQLLSITSEELLNAQKHNLDSSFMLVERDGNGTFKRMFTDGHRPGVVIKCRDFPVPPYVKATSLLLLAYASEERRQNYYKNKPFEELGRSAWKSQSKLEAYLKKIKREGYSSPNIQSEDVNLYTVAAPIVSENNEVNATVGAYISMDSKTSDKALLHELTIQTAKKISMRLKVLSTTNAPSSRTV; translated from the coding sequence ATGCAACAAAGACAACCGATCCAATCGATTCAACGCGCTGTTCAAATTCTGTATTTGATTGCCGGAGTTGAAGAAGGACTCTCAATCCCGCAAATCACTGCCCGAACTGGCCTAAAATCAAACACGGCCTATAATATTATCCGCACACTTGAAGCAGAAAAACTGGTCATCCGCAAACAGGCTCCCCTACGATTTCTACTCGGGAGCGCAATTCATGAACTAGCGACTTTGAACAATGAACAACAACTACTAAGCATCACCTCCGAAGAACTGCTCAACGCACAAAAACACAATCTGGACTCCAGTTTCATGCTGGTCGAGCGAGACGGCAACGGCACCTTCAAAAGAATGTTCACTGACGGTCATCGACCGGGTGTCGTCATCAAATGCCGGGATTTTCCAGTCCCCCCTTACGTCAAAGCCACTTCATTACTATTACTGGCCTACGCGAGTGAGGAACGAAGGCAAAATTACTACAAAAACAAACCCTTCGAAGAACTAGGTCGCAGCGCCTGGAAAAGCCAAAGCAAACTGGAAGCTTATCTCAAAAAAATTAAACGCGAAGGCTACAGCTCACCTAATATTCAAAGCGAAGACGTTAACTTATATACGGTTGCGGCCCCGATCGTATCGGAGAACAACGAAGTCAACGCCACCGTGGGCGCCTACATCAGTATGGACAGCAAAACATCCGACAAAGCTCTGCTACATGAACTGACGATCCAAACTGCTAAAAAAATCAGCATGCGTTTAAAAGTACTTTCGACCACCAACGCCCCCTCAAGTCGCACAGTATGA
- a CDS encoding right-handed parallel beta-helix repeat-containing protein, protein MSTWHTLNAAPYPAEISNWSEATKESQREAGKAVIAAIKKAATSGESEIKIPKGDYRFAETDGSNRPSFIHFRGMTNFTIDFQGSTLWFENEATGIVTSRSDHLTIKNAVLDWDPLPFTQGIITAVYPESSSFDVRIDPGYERVAPGMSASNGKLGGLRGMLFDANTRFIKAGQTGFTLSLDWNKPNDDGTYRLKYRGFYKIPITESNIEVGDAIAILKRMRRAIRIEAGSHSVMENITLYSSPFVAFASNVTSGEHGPVFRDCKIVRRPGTDRLIAGNADGFNISNSIEGPIVENCSIENIGDDFINVHGHLARVIWQDSPTEVISTRINYRGTITEPVEVEFLKRNTLESLGKRMVTSTLVKWTIEKERCLADLSRRMRSGDTTALAYGKTETLLKLQLDKPIQLEGDIIIACEKYSGANAIIRNNSMIGSLARGIRMQSPGALIENNRIAYTMGPALSLQGHAGYWGEGPYVHDVTVRNNTIVYGGLEGKNKDSAAIRIVDGDYAGRQIASNISITGNRIYQSPGAALIARGVKGLELSDNEIKAYGMAQATEDSLIGANHAIVLQNVSDLSTANNVIDDAGDFAEGALFQLDVSNKN, encoded by the coding sequence ATGAGCACATGGCACACGCTCAATGCTGCCCCCTATCCCGCAGAAATCTCAAATTGGAGCGAAGCCACTAAAGAGAGTCAGCGGGAAGCAGGAAAAGCAGTCATCGCAGCGATAAAAAAAGCAGCAACGAGTGGTGAGTCAGAAATCAAAATCCCCAAGGGAGACTATCGCTTCGCTGAAACCGACGGATCCAATCGTCCGTCATTCATCCACTTCAGAGGGATGACAAATTTCACAATCGATTTCCAAGGCTCGACTCTATGGTTCGAAAACGAGGCCACGGGAATCGTCACCAGCAGATCCGATCACTTAACGATTAAGAACGCCGTGCTTGACTGGGATCCGCTACCGTTCACTCAAGGCATCATTACAGCAGTCTATCCGGAATCGAGCTCTTTTGATGTTCGCATCGATCCCGGTTATGAGCGCGTCGCCCCTGGGATGTCCGCAAGCAATGGCAAGCTAGGGGGATTACGTGGGATGCTCTTCGATGCGAATACCCGCTTCATAAAAGCAGGGCAAACTGGCTTCACACTCAGCTTAGACTGGAACAAGCCAAACGATGACGGCACTTACCGCTTAAAATACCGCGGGTTCTATAAAATCCCGATCACTGAATCGAACATCGAAGTCGGCGACGCGATCGCCATTCTCAAACGAATGCGACGCGCCATCCGAATTGAAGCTGGCAGCCATTCTGTAATGGAAAACATCACGCTCTACAGTAGCCCTTTTGTAGCTTTTGCGAGCAATGTTACATCCGGGGAGCACGGCCCGGTTTTTCGTGATTGCAAAATCGTCCGTCGCCCCGGCACCGATCGTCTAATCGCAGGCAACGCGGATGGTTTCAACATCTCCAATTCAATCGAAGGCCCCATCGTTGAAAACTGCAGCATCGAAAACATTGGTGACGATTTCATCAATGTGCATGGTCATTTAGCCCGCGTTATCTGGCAAGACAGTCCCACTGAAGTCATCAGCACTCGAATCAACTATCGTGGCACCATTACAGAACCCGTGGAGGTCGAGTTCCTCAAACGCAATACACTTGAATCCTTAGGCAAACGCATGGTCACTTCCACTCTGGTCAAATGGACGATAGAGAAAGAGCGTTGTCTTGCTGACCTCAGCCGCCGAATGCGCTCCGGCGATACAACTGCTCTCGCTTATGGAAAAACAGAAACGCTGCTTAAACTCCAACTAGATAAGCCAATTCAGCTCGAAGGCGACATCATCATCGCTTGCGAAAAGTATTCAGGTGCGAATGCCATCATCCGAAACAATTCAATGATAGGCTCTTTAGCACGTGGGATTCGCATGCAAAGCCCCGGCGCCCTGATTGAGAATAATCGCATTGCCTATACCATGGGTCCCGCGCTTTCCCTACAAGGCCATGCCGGATACTGGGGAGAAGGACCTTATGTTCACGATGTAACTGTTCGCAACAACACCATCGTCTACGGTGGTCTTGAAGGAAAAAACAAGGATAGTGCCGCCATTCGTATCGTCGACGGAGACTATGCAGGGCGTCAAATTGCTTCTAATATATCAATCACAGGTAATCGAATCTACCAAAGCCCGGGCGCAGCTCTGATTGCACGCGGAGTGAAGGGCCTGGAACTTTCTGACAATGAGATAAAAGCTTATGGCATGGCCCAAGCCACAGAAGATTCGTTGATCGGCGCGAATCACGCCATCGTGCTACAAAATGTCAGTGATCTATCGACTGCAAACAATGTGATCGATGACGCTGGAGATTTTGCAGAAGGCGCACTTTTTCAACTGGATGTCTCGAATAAAAACTGA
- a CDS encoding sialate O-acetylesterase: MDIYLLIGQSNMAGRAEIPIEDMQPMDGCHLLNIENLWEPAKNPLNRYSSIRGELQDQKMGPGYLFAQTMRQAQPNIEIGLVVNAKGNTKIDQWIKGTLFYEQAVLRTRIALRTGKLKGILWHQGEASRNDTDYLVKLQQLIKSLRTDLGDTQTPFIAGQINRIDENPFNEMILRLPSLVEHTRVVTTEDLTASDLWHFDTQSMKTLGKRYAEKMLELQNECSILP; this comes from the coding sequence ATGGATATTTACCTATTAATCGGCCAATCCAATATGGCTGGGAGAGCGGAAATCCCAATCGAAGACATGCAGCCGATGGATGGATGCCATTTACTGAATATCGAAAACTTGTGGGAACCTGCAAAGAATCCATTGAATCGCTACTCGAGCATACGTGGAGAGCTACAAGACCAAAAAATGGGGCCAGGGTATCTCTTTGCCCAAACAATGCGGCAGGCTCAACCGAACATTGAAATCGGGCTAGTTGTTAACGCGAAGGGAAACACCAAAATTGACCAGTGGATCAAGGGCACACTATTTTATGAACAAGCTGTTCTACGCACTCGCATAGCACTTCGAACTGGCAAGCTGAAAGGCATTCTTTGGCATCAAGGTGAAGCCAGCCGTAATGATACAGATTACTTAGTAAAGCTCCAACAACTAATAAAGTCTCTGCGCACGGACTTGGGAGATACACAGACTCCTTTTATCGCAGGACAAATCAATCGCATAGACGAGAATCCCTTCAATGAAATGATTCTACGACTCCCATCACTGGTCGAACACACTCGCGTCGTTACCACGGAAGACCTGACAGCCAGCGACCTCTGGCACTTTGATACTCAGAGTATGAAAACACTCGGTAAACGCTACGCTGAAAAAATGTTGGAGCTTCAAAATGAGTGCTCAATCCTCCCGTAG
- a CDS encoding glycoside hydrolase family protein gives MKIQCYLETIVLLFAFMSNMHSNPEPFHHRLTPKGRILDLNHEGYIVWTCSPIRDDAGKVHVFFNRVPEPAFWFKNFRTQGHIMHAVANQPEGPYTVKNLVIKGRGQGHWDGYGIVNPRIYRVGEQYALFFTSYEVAWPLNDMKEHIGLLLSDDLKTWRRANGGKPILSPSDEDPDAFDHQIINNASFVQDPETGEFRLYYRGIQSIPKNRDYIGYATATSLEGPWVKSPNNPVVGPDMVPNSVKSFRGFEDPCVWIENGLYHMLTKDMGYFNPPTSAYFQSSDGIHWGVPVRGYDKQDDSPQLLFDAHGAPDYLFVNRHKYGALSGYVYKID, from the coding sequence ATGAAAATACAGTGCTATTTAGAAACAATAGTCCTACTTTTTGCATTCATGTCTAATATGCACAGTAATCCTGAGCCTTTTCATCATCGTTTAACACCGAAAGGTCGGATACTTGATCTGAACCATGAGGGCTATATTGTATGGACTTGCTCGCCGATACGCGATGATGCGGGTAAGGTACACGTGTTTTTTAATCGTGTTCCAGAGCCAGCATTCTGGTTTAAGAACTTTCGCACGCAAGGGCATATCATGCATGCGGTTGCAAATCAGCCTGAGGGGCCTTACACCGTAAAGAATTTAGTTATAAAAGGTCGAGGTCAGGGACACTGGGATGGCTATGGAATTGTCAATCCTCGTATATACCGGGTTGGGGAGCAGTATGCGCTTTTCTTTACCAGCTATGAAGTTGCATGGCCGCTTAATGATATGAAAGAGCATATAGGTTTATTGCTGTCAGATGATTTGAAAACATGGAGGCGGGCAAACGGTGGAAAGCCTATTTTATCTCCATCTGATGAGGATCCTGATGCCTTTGATCACCAAATTATCAACAACGCTTCGTTTGTGCAAGATCCTGAAACCGGAGAATTCCGTTTGTATTACCGTGGAATCCAGTCGATACCCAAAAATCGAGACTACATTGGTTACGCCACTGCCACGAGTCTCGAAGGTCCATGGGTCAAATCTCCGAATAATCCTGTCGTGGGGCCTGACATGGTGCCAAACTCTGTAAAGTCTTTTCGCGGTTTTGAAGACCCATGTGTTTGGATTGAGAACGGTCTATATCACATGCTGACCAAAGATATGGGGTATTTCAATCCCCCGACCAGTGCTTATTTCCAATCCTCAGATGGTATTCATTGGGGGGTGCCTGTGCGCGGTTACGACAAGCAGGATGATTCGCCACAGCTATTGTTCGATGCTCACGGAGCTCCAGATTATCTTTTTGTTAACCGTCATAAGTATGGGGCACTGAGCGGATATGTTTACAAGATCGACTGA
- a CDS encoding glycoside hydrolase family 71 protein has product MIQRLISCLCLVALANGTYAQTTLQWPFDQDSPVLLRQSPKKVFIHYFSPFPVSIDNKDGWGDYYEIGYLDPHGENDKHISYGGYLRQRPLPRKARSESDWYTQDMVDEVELAAALGVDGFTYNMLSVKDSSNVHWLRLLRIIDAAESVDNGFKIMLMPDMSAGYKSVGADVLADSIKAAVDHDYNSDFKHEVLYRLADGRLVISPYSAHLRPVSFWEDFADEMDALNLDFVLWPLFQGWTGYIEDFAQSDANVVGFSDWGVSAYAWQAGRKISLNNNSHHGLEFMAPVRPQDFRPKNKMGYEGLNSALFREQWDTALNEPDASMVQIISWNDYSEATEITPSTHTRYAFYDLAAYYVSWFKNEQQPAIIRDALYYFYRVQPHDAEPSSAYQDGPFVFSAQDTPQSEIELLAFLTSPGTIEITINGQTTSSAVGSGIQSLTVPLQAGVPSFRLIRNGSTVMEMKGNWEITDNIEFSNLLVHADGGTLEAPRVMPALGEHTINFIGQSYTAYSHNQDSSGTSTLINNTTGWRLTGNRWRKLGLHWPVTENTLLEFDLSITNQGELIGIGLDNDNDYITTGISPETPRIFKVAGAHGVPSEWNDFSTTYYAHAGGSDYMCIPVGEYFTGDMVNLAFIADDDSAASADVCLSNLRILEGKLVDFDDYIISSYGGVQDGQQGMPSSAVSSDGGLKLELSGNAWKCIPLDYKVSKYTVLEFELFCHDAGEILGIGLDNDTDFQDEKRFFQLAGSDVLLPYGWQESNGQYAGTTTFYSIAVGDFYTGTMTKLFLVADDDDNGSAAVIFKNIKLYEDYVR; this is encoded by the coding sequence ATGATACAAAGATTGATTTCATGTCTATGTTTAGTTGCGCTAGCAAATGGCACTTATGCACAAACCACACTACAGTGGCCATTTGATCAGGATTCACCAGTCTTACTGAGGCAGTCGCCTAAAAAGGTTTTCATTCATTATTTCAGCCCATTCCCTGTCTCTATCGATAATAAAGACGGATGGGGGGATTACTACGAAATTGGCTATCTGGATCCTCACGGTGAGAATGATAAACACATTAGCTATGGAGGCTATTTGCGTCAGCGACCATTACCAAGGAAGGCCAGATCCGAAAGTGACTGGTATACGCAGGATATGGTCGATGAAGTCGAGCTTGCCGCAGCTCTTGGCGTGGACGGGTTTACATACAATATGTTGAGCGTCAAAGATTCTAGTAATGTCCATTGGTTACGATTGCTGCGTATCATTGACGCTGCAGAATCAGTAGATAATGGGTTTAAAATTATGCTAATGCCGGATATGTCAGCTGGCTATAAAAGTGTAGGGGCAGATGTTCTAGCCGATTCTATTAAGGCCGCCGTTGATCATGATTACAATTCTGATTTCAAACATGAGGTACTGTATCGTTTGGCGGATGGTCGCTTAGTCATTTCTCCATATAGTGCTCATTTGAGACCCGTAAGCTTTTGGGAGGATTTCGCAGATGAAATGGATGCCCTTAATCTCGATTTCGTGCTGTGGCCACTCTTTCAAGGTTGGACCGGGTATATTGAGGACTTTGCACAATCGGATGCGAATGTAGTCGGTTTTTCTGATTGGGGTGTTTCTGCATACGCGTGGCAAGCTGGTCGAAAAATCTCTCTTAACAATAACTCTCATCATGGTTTGGAGTTTATGGCTCCAGTTCGCCCGCAGGATTTTCGGCCAAAAAACAAAATGGGGTATGAGGGGCTGAATTCAGCACTCTTTCGAGAGCAGTGGGATACTGCGCTCAATGAGCCTGACGCTTCCATGGTCCAGATCATCTCTTGGAATGACTATTCTGAGGCCACCGAAATCACTCCCTCCACTCATACGCGTTACGCCTTCTACGACCTAGCTGCATATTATGTCAGTTGGTTCAAGAACGAGCAACAGCCGGCGATCATTCGCGATGCGCTCTACTACTTTTACCGTGTGCAGCCGCATGATGCCGAGCCTAGTTCAGCGTATCAAGACGGCCCGTTCGTATTTAGTGCACAGGATACCCCCCAGAGTGAAATTGAACTTTTAGCCTTTTTAACCTCCCCGGGGACTATAGAAATAACCATAAATGGTCAAACCACAAGCAGTGCGGTGGGCAGTGGAATACAGTCGCTGACTGTGCCCTTGCAAGCAGGAGTGCCAAGTTTTCGCTTGATACGTAATGGCTCGACGGTGATGGAAATGAAGGGGAATTGGGAAATTACTGATAATATCGAGTTCAGTAATTTACTTGTCCACGCCGATGGAGGCACTCTTGAAGCTCCGCGTGTGATGCCGGCATTGGGGGAGCATACGATCAATTTTATCGGTCAGAGCTACACTGCATATAGTCACAACCAAGATAGCAGTGGCACATCCACATTAATCAATAACACAACGGGATGGCGCTTGACTGGAAATCGCTGGCGTAAACTAGGACTCCATTGGCCAGTTACAGAGAACACACTTTTAGAGTTTGATCTCAGTATTACAAATCAGGGTGAGTTAATTGGTATCGGCCTGGATAATGACAATGATTATATTACAACCGGAATTTCTCCTGAAACACCTCGGATTTTCAAAGTGGCAGGAGCTCATGGTGTCCCTTCGGAATGGAATGATTTTTCTACGACCTATTACGCTCATGCTGGTGGCTCTGATTACATGTGTATCCCCGTGGGCGAATACTTTACAGGTGATATGGTAAATCTCGCATTTATCGCTGACGATGATTCTGCGGCCAGTGCTGACGTTTGCCTTAGTAATTTGCGGATACTAGAGGGGAAACTAGTTGATTTTGATGACTATATTATTAGTAGTTACGGAGGGGTTCAAGACGGGCAGCAGGGGATGCCGAGTTCAGCTGTTAGTTCAGATGGGGGGCTTAAGCTGGAATTATCAGGGAACGCATGGAAATGTATTCCGTTAGACTACAAAGTGTCTAAATACACTGTTCTTGAGTTTGAACTATTTTGCCATGATGCAGGGGAAATTCTTGGTATCGGCTTGGATAATGATACAGACTTTCAAGATGAAAAACGTTTCTTCCAGTTAGCAGGTAGCGACGTATTGTTACCGTATGGTTGGCAGGAGTCGAATGGGCAATATGCCGGCACGACCACTTTTTATAGTATAGCAGTTGGCGATTTTTATACTGGCACCATGACAAAGTTGTTTCTTGTCGCAGATGATGATGATAATGGGTCTGCTGCTGTAATTTTTAAGAATATCAAACTTTACGAGGATTATGTGCGCTAG
- a CDS encoding alpha-amylase family glycosyl hydrolase — translation MKIDEVTKPHLNKDFSSEVRPNQLVERFEFEGQYIAIEFASHSGNLIGIKRLNDDAYIYRDREGFGCRVCWGGDPVRPLTRGGSGAWVLLVENPPVDSIMLGVDMVYEGFKRTDTGNADEITIFQRDGDLRLATTYRLLKRLPVISFDFEVSNVGDGDVNIHFLDFPWGRWSFTNERCHWQTDKGNFQTQSLACGGSAVFWRDSDGDWWVWDILPEPQKSMNCKLLMGGRLRAKGDSMRGGGFHVGLSEKQGHGSADIARKWSMLRQLKPLPGAHWARSANIYETFIGYRNIVGIEMEPKPVRAEPYPTTEVLIEDLPRISELGYDVLYMMPRQPYPGYTTLSLTDAAAQYGDGPGTERAFQRLVDAAHAMGMRVIVDVVLHGGMDQASLRNQMMVSEQEGPGVLGTNYDLAHREYLLKTVPEEHPYWQSNPEWFSLINENECQMGYTRCFDMRHPGFQDYFAKSLASMLESYDLDGFRFDAPWWTPFAYRWTEEAGYRASWSVGASVELINNLYLETRKVKPDALFFMESSDPFTCQTAQMQYPYDVHRIVFVKMHRNEMNAREMREGLAYLRQIRLPGMRTAYWMVDSHDSVWANKSYEKWLVPYLGLPKTKACAVLMATLGDAIMSYTGSSDGMEDLFRQLLTLRQSVPVLAEGECDEIAVTCSHDDVFPVWRTYGSDWALPVISFSTKPVRVELELPIEGTDHIQLKDLLSPERVHPIEGRKIVLNLEPFDYCLIVPESSARCF, via the coding sequence ATGAAGATAGACGAAGTAACTAAACCGCATTTGAACAAGGATTTTTCAAGTGAAGTAAGGCCTAATCAATTGGTTGAAAGGTTCGAATTTGAGGGGCAGTATATCGCCATCGAATTTGCGTCACATTCGGGCAATTTGATTGGGATCAAGCGTCTCAACGACGACGCATACATCTATCGCGATCGCGAGGGCTTCGGTTGTCGGGTGTGTTGGGGTGGGGATCCTGTGCGTCCATTGACGCGTGGTGGTTCGGGTGCTTGGGTGTTACTCGTGGAGAATCCGCCAGTGGATTCGATTATGCTCGGAGTTGACATGGTTTATGAAGGCTTTAAGCGGACGGATACTGGAAATGCCGATGAAATTACTATTTTTCAACGCGATGGGGATTTGCGCTTGGCTACCACCTACCGATTATTGAAACGACTACCGGTAATCTCATTTGATTTTGAAGTGAGCAATGTCGGCGATGGCGACGTCAATATTCACTTCTTAGATTTCCCTTGGGGACGGTGGTCGTTTACGAATGAGCGCTGTCATTGGCAAACTGACAAAGGCAACTTTCAAACACAATCTTTGGCTTGTGGCGGGAGTGCGGTTTTTTGGCGTGATAGCGATGGCGATTGGTGGGTTTGGGACATTCTGCCTGAACCGCAGAAGAGTATGAATTGTAAGTTGCTGATGGGAGGGCGTCTCCGTGCCAAGGGCGATTCTATGCGTGGTGGTGGATTTCACGTGGGGCTGTCTGAAAAGCAAGGACACGGCTCGGCAGACATCGCTCGAAAATGGTCGATGCTGCGCCAATTAAAGCCACTGCCTGGTGCCCATTGGGCAAGATCGGCCAATATCTACGAAACCTTTATTGGCTATCGAAATATTGTCGGTATTGAAATGGAGCCGAAGCCGGTTAGAGCCGAACCTTATCCCACAACTGAGGTTTTGATCGAAGATTTGCCGCGCATCAGTGAGCTCGGGTACGATGTGCTCTATATGATGCCGAGACAACCGTATCCTGGCTACACGACGCTCAGTCTGACGGATGCGGCGGCGCAGTATGGAGATGGCCCGGGAACGGAGCGAGCCTTTCAGCGCTTGGTGGATGCGGCGCATGCGATGGGCATGCGAGTGATCGTTGATGTCGTTTTACATGGAGGCATGGATCAGGCCAGTTTACGGAATCAAATGATGGTGAGTGAGCAGGAGGGGCCTGGAGTATTGGGGACTAATTATGATCTGGCGCATCGCGAGTATTTACTGAAGACGGTGCCCGAGGAGCATCCGTATTGGCAATCAAATCCGGAATGGTTTAGTTTGATCAATGAAAATGAATGTCAAATGGGCTACACGCGTTGCTTTGATATGCGGCATCCCGGTTTTCAGGATTATTTTGCAAAATCCTTGGCATCGATGTTGGAAAGCTACGACCTAGACGGTTTCCGCTTTGATGCACCGTGGTGGACGCCATTCGCCTATCGTTGGACTGAAGAAGCTGGCTATCGGGCTAGTTGGTCGGTGGGTGCCTCGGTCGAATTGATCAATAATCTTTATCTAGAGACGCGCAAGGTGAAGCCAGACGCACTGTTCTTTATGGAAAGTAGTGATCCGTTCACCTGTCAAACCGCTCAGATGCAATATCCTTACGATGTGCATCGGATCGTTTTTGTGAAGATGCATCGCAATGAAATGAATGCCCGCGAAATGCGCGAAGGGCTGGCCTACTTGCGACAGATCCGCTTACCTGGGATGCGCACGGCTTATTGGATGGTTGATTCCCACGACAGTGTTTGGGCGAACAAGAGCTATGAAAAGTGGTTGGTGCCGTATCTTGGATTGCCCAAAACTAAGGCATGTGCAGTGCTGATGGCAACTTTAGGCGATGCGATTATGAGCTATACGGGAAGCTCGGACGGCATGGAGGACTTATTTCGTCAGTTGTTGACACTACGGCAATCTGTGCCCGTTCTAGCCGAAGGGGAGTGTGATGAGATTGCCGTCACCTGTAGTCATGATGATGTTTTTCCCGTTTGGAGAACTTATGGCAGCGATTGGGCGCTTCCTGTCATTAGCTTCTCCACGAAGCCTGTGCGGGTCGAACTGGAGTTGCCGATCGAGGGGACTGATCATATTCAACTTAAAGATCTGTTATCGCCGGAGCGTGTGCATCCTATTGAAGGTCGGAAGATTGTTTTGAATCTCGAACCGTTTGATTATTGCTTGATTGTGCCGGAGTCGAGTGCGAGATGCTTCTAA